The Phaenicophaeus curvirostris isolate KB17595 chromosome 15, BPBGC_Pcur_1.0, whole genome shotgun sequence genome window below encodes:
- the LOC138727213 gene encoding protocadherin beta-15-like yields MAIARQVLCLSALLSLPHARSQPLRYSVAEEAPSGSLVADVAEDAGLAPAQLSARRARLASEDGRQRLRLDRATGRLVVAERLDREELCAQAPACTLPLELLLADPLQFFRIEVAVRDVNDHSPRFPDEQITLRIPETSNPGSRFPLMGARDLDIGSNSIQGYSISPENEYFSVSFGSRNDDDQYVELVLEKPLDREEQAEMSFSLIAMDGGSPPRSGTTEIRIVILDANDNAPVFTQELYVGQVLENAPEGTVVLSVVATDLDASSNGEIFYQFRQEVGQSETLFVIDAKSGEIKLRKPLDFETAQKHELRVQATDGGGLSAICKVLVEVLDVNDNAPELVVSSFSSPLPENALPGTVVAFFTVRDRDAGANGKIICALEGQLSFSLRPAYKNYYELVTVSSLDREEMARYIVTVTAADAGSPSLTTTQTFTVDISDVNDNAPVFNQTSYTMYVRENNIPTMLVGTIHAADADVGPNAKVTYSLAPAQRTEQPPCSCISVNSENGHVFVLRPLDYEQLKQIEVLVIASDAGSPPLRANVTVRVVVVDENDNAPLVLHPAQDSSPASSELVPMSAEAGYLVTKVVAVDADSGQNSWLSYHLLKATDPGLFVVGAHSGEVHLRRPVTERDTVKQKLIILVRDNGRPPLSATAALSALLLNDFSDVQLPHSSLDMEDEEDSLTFYLIISLVFVSLLFLVSMVTFIACKVCKRKELKDGHVLYAASNFPSSLADAASAGTLPHPYCYEINLTTGSGNSEFKFLKPILPSLPPQHCALGGDTDGEQDFPHGPLTTEDVLPENIGMFSGEEFNSLSFN; encoded by the coding sequence atgGCGATCGCAAGGCAagtgctttgtctctctgctctcctctcgctGCCGCACGctcgctcccagcccctgcgctACTCCGTAGCCGAGGAGGCGCCGAGCGGCTCGCTCGTAGCCGACGTGGCCGAGGACGCGGGGCTGGCCCCGGCGCAGCTCTCGGCTCGCCGCGCCCGCCTGGCCTCGGAGGACGGCCGGCAGCGCTTGCGCTTGGACCGCGCCACCGGCCGCCTCGTCGTGGCCGAGAGGCTCGACCGGGAGGAGCTGTGCGCCCAGGCGCCCGCCTGCACGCtgcccttggagctgctgctggccgaCCCGCTGCAGTTCTTCCGCATCGAGGTGGCCGTGCGGGACGTCAACGACCACTCGCCCCGCTTCCCGGACGAGCAGATCACGCTTAGGATCCCTGAGACCAGCAACCCCGGCTCGCGTTTCCCTCTAATGGGGGCACGAGACCTGGATATTGGCAGCAACAGTATTCAGGGTTACAGCATCTCTCCCGAGAACGAGTACTTTAGTGTCTCCTTTGGGAGTCGGAATGACGACGATCAATATGTGGAATTGGTTTTGGAAAAGCCTCTAGacagggaggagcaggcagagatgaGTTTCAGTCTCATTGCTATGGACGGGGGCTCTCCCCCGAGGAGTGGGACCACCGAAATCCGCATTGTCATACTAGATGCAAATGACAACGCTCCCGTCTTCACACAGGAGCTGTATGTCGGTCAGGTTTTGGAAAATGCCCCTGAGGGCACGGTGGTTCTGAGCGTGGTGGCAACTGATCTGGATGCAAGTTCTAATGGTGAAATTTTCTACCAGTTCCGCCAAGAGGTTGGCCAGAGTGAAACACTGTTTGTTATTGATGCCAAGAGCGGTGAAATTAAACTCAGAAAGCCTCTGGACTTTGAGACAGCACAGAAACACGAGCTCAGAGTGCAGGCTACAGATGGTGGGGGCCTCTCAGCAATCTGCAAGGTATTGGTGGAGGTGCTGGATGTGAATGACAATGCACCAGAGCTGGTGGTGagttccttcagcagccccctccctgaGAACGCATTACCTGGGACAGTGGTTGCCTTCTTCACTGTCAGGGACCGTGATGCTGGAGCCAACGGAAAGATCATCTGTGCCCTCGAGGGCCAGCTGTCATTCTCCCTGCGGCCAGCCTATAAGAATTACTATGAGCTGGTGACTGTGAGCTCACTGGACCGGGAGGAAATGGCACGGTACATTGTAACTGTCACAGCAGCAGACGCGGGTTCACCTTCTCTCACCACCACCCAGACCTTCACGGTGGACATCTCTGATGTCAACGACAATGCACCTGTCTTCAACCAGACATCATATACCATGTATGTGCGTGAGAATAATATTCCCACCATGCTGGTTGGAACCATCCATGCCGCAGATGCTGACGTAGGACCCAACGCCAAGGTGACCTATTCCCTGGCACCAGCTCAACGCACAGAGCAGCCACCCTgttcctgcatttctgtgaacTCTGAGAATGGGCACGTATTTGTGCTGCGGCCTCTGGACTATGAGCAGCTGAAGCAGATTGAGGTCTTGGTGATTGCCTCTGATGCAGGATCTCCTCCCCTCAGGGCCAACGTCACTGTCCGCGTTGTTGTGGTGGATGAGAATGACAATGCCCCACTGGTGCTGCATCCAGCCCAGgacagcagcccagcatccaGCGAGCTGGTGCCCATGTCAGCTGAGGCGGGGTACCTGGTCACCAAAGTGGTGGCTGTTGATGCCGACTCTGGGCAGAACTCATGGCTCTCATACCACCTGCTGAAGGCCACTGACCCCGGTCTGTTTGTGGTGGGTGCCCATAGTGGGGAGGTGCATCTGAGGAGGCCAGTGACGGAGAGAGACACCGTGAAGCAGAAGCTCATCATCCTGGTGCGGGACAACGGGCGACCACCACTGTCggccacagcagcactgagtgcaCTCCTACTCAATGACTTCTCAGATGTCCAACTACCACACAGCAGCCTGGACATGGAGGATGAAGAAGACTCTCTGACATTCTATTTAATCATTTCCCTGGTCTTTGTCTCATTGCTCTTCCTCGTGTCCATGGTAACCTTCATCGCTTGCAAAGTGtgcaagagaaaggagctgaaggaTGGGCATGTTCTTTATGCTGCCAGCAACTTTCCGAGCAGCCTGGCTGATGCAGCCTCTGCAGggaccctgccccatccctattGCTATGAGATCAACCTCACAACGGGTTCGGGCAACAGCGAGTTCAAGTTCCTGAAGCCCATCCTGCCCAGTCTGCCACCACAGCACTGTGCCCTGGGCGGGGACACTGATGGTGAACAGGATTTTCCCCATGGTCCTCTCACCACTGAGGATGTGCTACCAGAGAACATAGGGATGTTCTCTGGGGAAGAGTTCAATAGTCTTTCCTTTAACTAG